The Mesorhizobium sp. NBSH29 genome has a segment encoding these proteins:
- a CDS encoding divergent polysaccharide deacetylase family protein translates to MQPAIKDIERPLGMGGNRSSPRRMRLNGATLTGAVAALVVFAASGAIALRERPFRAPSVLAVQDPLVEVASKAETLPPQMPETTVPVPNSTGPSIIHVNPEAKGSGSGVIVIRDPSALGQNLRIAHLPDKALIENTPAGPLPTRASDGRRPFDVYARPWSGARGARVAIVIGGLAVSQTGTQQAVDKLPAEVTLAFASQGNSIGRWMQAARRKGHEIMMQVPLEPFDFPSVNPGRSTLTVDASPAENVENLHWTLARTTNYTGIMNYMGARFTTDPASMAPVMAELGKRGLMYLDDGTVARSAAAAEALRNGVPFAEGDTTIDAVRERGEILKKLDEVERTARAKGFAVGIGSAFDVTVDAVASWIAEAKKRGIEIVPISAVAKDPERG, encoded by the coding sequence GTGCAGCCAGCCATCAAGGACATCGAACGGCCGCTGGGGATGGGGGGCAACCGCTCCTCCCCGCGGCGGATGCGACTGAACGGCGCGACGCTGACAGGTGCTGTTGCAGCACTCGTCGTGTTTGCAGCCTCCGGCGCCATCGCGCTCAGGGAACGCCCATTCCGCGCGCCCTCTGTTCTGGCCGTCCAGGATCCCTTGGTAGAGGTGGCATCCAAAGCTGAAACGTTGCCACCGCAGATGCCCGAAACCACCGTGCCTGTGCCCAATTCGACGGGTCCGTCGATCATTCATGTCAATCCTGAAGCCAAAGGTTCCGGCAGCGGCGTAATCGTCATTCGCGACCCGTCGGCACTTGGCCAGAACCTGCGCATCGCCCATCTGCCCGACAAGGCGCTGATTGAGAATACGCCGGCCGGGCCACTGCCCACGCGCGCATCTGATGGCCGCCGCCCCTTTGATGTCTATGCGAGGCCCTGGTCGGGCGCTCGCGGTGCACGCGTGGCGATTGTCATCGGCGGCCTTGCTGTTTCCCAGACTGGCACGCAGCAGGCTGTCGATAAATTGCCTGCAGAAGTGACGCTTGCCTTTGCCTCGCAAGGCAACAGCATCGGCCGCTGGATGCAGGCAGCACGCCGCAAGGGGCATGAAATCATGATGCAGGTGCCGCTGGAGCCGTTTGATTTTCCAAGCGTCAATCCCGGACGAAGCACTCTGACAGTCGATGCAAGTCCTGCTGAGAACGTCGAAAACCTGCACTGGACGCTAGCCCGCACCACCAATTACACCGGCATCATGAACTACATGGGAGCCCGTTTCACGACCGATCCCGCGTCCATGGCGCCCGTCATGGCCGAGCTCGGCAAGCGCGGACTGATGTATCTCGACGACGGGACTGTCGCCCGCAGTGCAGCCGCTGCCGAGGCCCTGCGGAACGGTGTACCCTTTGCCGAGGGCGACACGACCATCGACGCTGTGCGCGAACGTGGCGAAATTCTCAAGAAACTGGACGAGGTGGAGCGAACCGCACGCGCAAAAGGATTTGCCGTAGGCATCGGTTCCGCCTTCGACGTGACCGTCGATGCCGTGGCGTCCTGGATAGCCGAAGCCAAGAAACGCGGCATTGAGATCGTTCCGATCTCCGCAGTCGCCAAAGATCCGGAGCGCGGATAG
- a CDS encoding RNA pyrophosphohydrolase, which translates to MTTTDPETLPYRPCVGIMVLNNRGLVWAGHRIVVERDELDGADKLWQMPQGGIDKGEDPFPAALRELYEETGMRSVTVLAETPAWITYDLPPHLVGIALKGKYRGQKQKWFAFRFEGDESEIAINPPPGDHTAEFDRWAWKPINELPELIVPFKRGVYEEVVAAFSHLVESAAS; encoded by the coding sequence ATGACCACAACCGACCCTGAAACTCTCCCTTACCGCCCCTGTGTGGGCATCATGGTGCTTAACAACCGAGGTCTGGTCTGGGCAGGCCACCGGATCGTTGTCGAGCGTGACGAACTCGACGGTGCCGACAAGCTCTGGCAGATGCCGCAAGGCGGGATCGACAAGGGTGAAGACCCATTCCCGGCTGCCTTACGCGAACTTTATGAGGAAACCGGCATGCGCTCGGTGACCGTCCTTGCCGAGACACCGGCCTGGATAACCTATGATTTGCCTCCCCATTTGGTCGGCATCGCCTTGAAAGGCAAATATCGCGGCCAGAAACAAAAATGGTTTGCCTTCCGTTTCGAAGGTGACGAAAGCGAAATCGCCATCAACCCTCCACCAGGCGACCACACAGCTGAATTTGATCGCTGGGCCTGGAAGCCGATTAACGAGCTGCCGGAACTGATCGTTCCCTTCAAGCGCGGCGTTTATGAAGAGGTCGTCGCCGCTTTTTCCCATCTCGTCGAGTCGGCTGCTTCTTGA